The Eubacteriaceae bacterium Marseille-Q4139 genome has a window encoding:
- a CDS encoding IS1182 family transposase, whose protein sequence is MLTFKDYTTDQLQLPLSFEDFIPENHLVRVVNTIVDSLDLSSLYGRYKEGGCPAYHPRMMLKVMIYSYSQKVYSSRMIAKALRENVNFMWIAGGNQPDFRTVNRFRLHMKDIIEDVFFEVVKLLIEKNYIKLQNYFLDGTKIEANANKYSFVWNKSVRNYDRKLDEKIKNHLREIDRIVAEENQIYLEEDLEEKGEHTKITAEQVAAVVESIDKKLEQEPGNKQLKKKSKEFKKDILPRKQKYEKSLETFRGRNSYSKTDQGATFMRMKEDAMLNGQLKPGYNIQIGTENRYIVGFTIHPNPTDTKTMIPHLRHLEEKLGCLPENVIADAGYGSEENYEYLEEKKVGCYVKYNKFHWEKKKKNRETPYLAENLPYLPESDSFVCRNGKRLVHVGNRKYVTEAGYETRRDYYRCEDCSGCHYASECKHTEKNRTVRVSHRLNELKRKANENLCSEKGLVLRSQRVVEVEQVFGRIKGCWSFRRFHLRGADKVKIEWGLLAIAHNITKMALER, encoded by the coding sequence ATGCTCACATTTAAAGATTATACTACGGATCAATTACAATTACCACTATCTTTTGAAGATTTTATACCGGAAAATCATCTGGTGCGGGTCGTAAATACCATCGTGGACAGTTTGGACCTGTCTTCACTCTACGGCAGATACAAAGAGGGCGGATGCCCTGCTTATCACCCACGGATGATGCTGAAGGTTATGATCTATTCTTATTCTCAGAAAGTTTATTCCTCCCGCATGATCGCAAAAGCTCTTCGTGAAAATGTTAATTTCATGTGGATCGCTGGTGGAAATCAACCGGATTTTCGTACCGTCAATCGCTTTCGCCTTCACATGAAAGACATCATCGAGGATGTGTTCTTTGAAGTGGTCAAACTCCTGATCGAGAAAAACTATATCAAGCTTCAGAATTACTTTTTGGATGGCACAAAGATCGAGGCTAACGCCAATAAGTATTCTTTCGTATGGAACAAGTCCGTCCGTAATTATGACCGGAAACTAGATGAAAAGATCAAGAACCATCTCCGGGAGATCGACCGGATTGTGGCGGAAGAAAATCAGATTTATCTGGAAGAAGACCTGGAGGAAAAGGGGGAGCATACCAAGATCACCGCAGAACAGGTGGCAGCTGTTGTGGAGAGCATCGACAAAAAGTTGGAACAAGAGCCAGGAAATAAACAGCTGAAGAAAAAATCCAAAGAATTTAAAAAGGATATCCTTCCCAGGAAACAGAAATACGAAAAATCCCTGGAAACCTTTCGTGGAAGGAACAGCTATTCAAAAACAGACCAGGGTGCCACTTTTATGAGGATGAAAGAAGATGCCATGTTAAACGGCCAGCTAAAACCTGGCTATAACATCCAGATCGGGACAGAGAACCGATATATCGTGGGCTTTACCATACATCCCAACCCAACCGATACGAAAACAATGATCCCGCACCTAAGGCACCTGGAAGAAAAACTGGGGTGTTTACCGGAAAACGTGATCGCGGATGCAGGATATGGGAGCGAAGAGAATTATGAATATTTAGAAGAAAAGAAGGTAGGCTGTTATGTAAAATACAACAAATTTCACTGGGAGAAGAAAAAGAAAAACCGGGAGACCCCTTATCTGGCGGAGAATCTGCCCTATCTGCCGGAATCAGACAGCTTTGTCTGCAGAAATGGGAAACGGCTGGTGCATGTGGGAAACCGAAAATATGTAACAGAAGCCGGCTATGAAACTAGGCGGGATTATTACCGGTGTGAAGACTGCAGCGGCTGCCACTATGCATCAGAATGTAAGCATACGGAAAAGAACCGCACGGTCCGGGTATCCCACCGGTTGAATGAACTGAAAAGAAAAGCAAACGAGAACCTTTGTTCCGAAAAAGGACTGGTACTGCGTTCACAAAGGGTTGTGGAAGTGGAACAGGTCTTTGGGAGGATCAAAGGCTGTTGGTCGTTCCGTCGTTTTCACTTGCGCGGAGCGGATAAGGTAAAAATAGAGTGGGGACTGTTAGCAATCGCCCATAACATCACAAAGATGGCGCTGGAGAGATGA
- a CDS encoding rubredoxin, producing the protein MKKYVCTVCGYIYDEEKGDPDNGVEPGTKWEDLPADWVCPLCSVGKDEFEEEQ; encoded by the coding sequence ATGAAGAAATATGTATGTACCGTATGCGGATATATCTATGATGAGGAAAAGGGCGATCCCGATAACGGCGTAGAGCCGGGAACCAAGTGGGAAGACCTGCCGGCAGACTGGGTATGCCCGCTCTGCTCCGTTGGAAAAGACGAGTTTGAAGAAGAACAGTAA
- a CDS encoding Rpn family recombination-promoting nuclease/putative transposase, protein MGKTDVAVNRLLSRREIFADLMNGTVYAGKQVLKPEMLRQIPNQAGILYEEAGRRRPLERRGDIRMEADFGAYSLILAGESQTGVHYAMPVRNMLYDALEYTKQIEALAYGHKMSGEKLAGDEFLSGIRREDKLVPVVTAVLYFGDRWDGAKSLHEMFRLGPETEALREYIPDYKIHLISVQELPDEAAFRSPLQQIFSMVKYNKDKKKLYRYVTEHREELRQFDDVEMTAALVLLGEQKRLAQMLAEQETEAFDMCRAIDELIEDGRTEGLAEGQTAGEERLSKLILALLRDNRQSAVEQAAKDAAFREQMYKHYGIL, encoded by the coding sequence ATGGGAAAAACAGATGTAGCAGTCAATCGCCTGCTTTCCAGACGGGAAATTTTTGCAGACCTGATGAACGGAACCGTGTATGCAGGGAAGCAGGTGCTAAAGCCGGAAATGCTGCGCCAGATCCCGAATCAGGCGGGAATCCTGTATGAGGAGGCGGGGAGGAGGCGGCCCCTGGAGCGGCGGGGCGATATCCGGATGGAGGCAGATTTCGGCGCTTACTCGCTGATCCTGGCGGGAGAGAGCCAGACCGGGGTACATTATGCCATGCCGGTGCGGAACATGCTGTATGATGCGCTTGAGTACACAAAACAGATCGAAGCGCTGGCCTATGGGCATAAGATGTCCGGGGAAAAGCTTGCAGGGGACGAATTCCTGTCGGGAATCCGGCGGGAAGACAAGCTGGTGCCTGTTGTCACAGCCGTATTGTATTTCGGAGACAGGTGGGACGGGGCCAAAAGTCTTCATGAGATGTTCCGGCTGGGGCCGGAGACGGAAGCCCTGAGAGAATACATACCGGACTACAAAATCCACCTGATTTCCGTACAGGAGCTTCCGGATGAAGCGGCCTTTCGCAGTCCTTTACAGCAGATTTTCAGTATGGTAAAATACAATAAAGACAAAAAGAAGCTCTACCGGTATGTGACAGAGCACCGGGAGGAGCTACGGCAGTTTGACGATGTGGAAATGACGGCGGCGCTGGTGCTTTTAGGAGAACAGAAGCGGCTGGCGCAGATGCTTGCAGAACAGGAAACGGAGGCGTTTGATATGTGCAGAGCGATAGATGAACTGATTGAAGATGGTAGAACAGAAGGGCTTGCAGAAGGACAGACGGCTGGCGAGGAGCGCCTTTCAAAGCTGATTCTTGCCCTGCTCCGGGACAACCGGCAATCGGCCGTTGAGCAGGCCGCAAAGGATGCAGCGTTCCGGGAACAGATGTACAAACATTACGGAATCCTTTAA
- a CDS encoding desulfoferrodoxin, whose amino-acid sequence MERKFFICEHCGNLVTFLKASGVPVVCCGQKMTELVPGTTDAAVEKHVPAVKVNGNEVHVQVGSVEHPMLPEHYIEFIWMETEKGSQLANLKPGDKPEAVFTLAEGDKVVDVYAYCNLHGLWKAQML is encoded by the coding sequence ATGGAGAGAAAGTTTTTTATCTGTGAGCACTGCGGAAACCTGGTGACGTTTTTGAAGGCCAGCGGTGTTCCGGTTGTATGCTGCGGCCAGAAGATGACGGAGCTCGTTCCCGGTACCACCGACGCCGCCGTGGAAAAGCATGTCCCGGCTGTCAAAGTGAACGGAAATGAGGTTCATGTCCAGGTCGGCTCTGTGGAACATCCGATGCTTCCGGAGCACTACATCGAATTTATCTGGATGGAGACGGAAAAGGGCTCCCAGCTTGCAAACCTGAAGCCGGGCGATAAGCCGGAAGCAGTCTTTACGCTCGCAGAAGGCGACAAGGTCGTCGATGTCTATGCTTACTGCAATCTGCACGGACTCTGGAAGGCGCAGATGCTGTAA
- a CDS encoding FprA family A-type flavoprotein, whose protein sequence is MNSVRKLSDSLYWVGANDRRIALFENVYPVPKGVSYNSYVMLDEKCALFDTVDAAFTHDFLENVRHVLDGRSLDYLIVNHMEPDHCASICDIAGVYPDATIVCTAKAAAMMKQFFDFDVDSRVMTVKEGDSLSLGSHELTFAMAPMVHWPEVMVTYEKTEKILFSADAFGSFGAIDGNIFADETDYKNEWLPEARRYYTNIVGKYGVQVQALLKKAARLPIEMICPLHSLVWRKDIPWLVEKYGKWSSYEPEEPSVVLAYASVYGHTAKAVDILAGKLAERGVKGISVYDVSKAHPSYIISDAFRCSCLVLASITYNNGIFCNMDSLVHNLAAHNLQNRTIALIENGSWAPVSAKLLTESLSALKNCMFLEKGVTIKSSLQPGQEEELDALADAIADALK, encoded by the coding sequence ATGAATTCTGTCAGAAAACTTTCCGACTCTTTATACTGGGTCGGTGCCAACGACCGGAGGATCGCTCTGTTTGAAAACGTATATCCCGTGCCGAAGGGAGTTTCCTATAATTCTTATGTAATGCTGGACGAAAAGTGCGCCCTGTTTGATACGGTGGACGCTGCCTTTACCCATGATTTTCTGGAAAACGTCCGCCACGTCCTTGACGGCCGCAGCCTGGATTATCTGATTGTGAACCATATGGAGCCGGATCACTGTGCGTCCATCTGCGACATTGCCGGCGTTTATCCCGATGCAACCATCGTCTGCACGGCCAAAGCCGCAGCCATGATGAAGCAGTTCTTTGATTTCGACGTGGACAGCCGTGTCATGACCGTAAAGGAAGGCGACAGCCTCTCCCTTGGAAGCCATGAGCTGACCTTTGCCATGGCTCCGATGGTACACTGGCCGGAGGTCATGGTCACATATGAAAAAACAGAAAAAATCTTGTTCTCCGCCGACGCCTTCGGCTCCTTCGGCGCCATCGACGGGAATATTTTTGCCGATGAAACCGACTATAAGAATGAATGGCTTCCGGAGGCCAGAAGATATTATACGAATATCGTCGGAAAGTACGGTGTCCAGGTACAGGCCCTGTTAAAGAAAGCAGCCAGGCTGCCCATCGAGATGATCTGCCCGCTCCACAGCCTTGTTTGGAGAAAGGACATCCCGTGGCTCGTGGAAAAATACGGCAAGTGGAGCTCCTATGAGCCGGAAGAGCCGTCCGTGGTGCTGGCCTACGCGTCCGTCTACGGGCACACGGCAAAGGCTGTGGACATTCTGGCCGGAAAGCTTGCCGAGCGCGGCGTGAAGGGAATTTCCGTCTACGACGTGTCAAAGGCCCATCCGTCCTATATTATTTCGGATGCCTTCCGCTGCTCCTGCCTGGTGCTGGCATCCATCACGTACAACAATGGAATTTTCTGCAACATGGACAGCCTTGTCCACAACCTGGCAGCCCATAACCTTCAGAACCGCACCATCGCCCTGATTGAAAACGGTTCCTGGGCGCCTGTCTCCGCAAAGCTTTTGACGGAGAGCCTGTCCGCCCTGAAAAACTGCATGTTCCTGGAGAAAGGCGTGACCATTAAGTCGTCCCTTCAGCCGGGTCAGGAAGAGGAGCTCGACGCATTGGCAGATGCGATTGCCGATGCTTTAAAATAA
- a CDS encoding cation transporter, translating to MANVIVVILLAVIIGGAVSYLIKAKKSGAACIGCPSGGACAVPKIEKKKLNGPVIGKKTMKIAGMTCGHCAANVTRILNRIDGASAVVKLSAGTAVVSYDREISEDVLKKAVESLGYKVMEIV from the coding sequence ATGGCAAATGTAATTGTTGTTATTCTTTTGGCGGTTATCATCGGAGGCGCAGTCTCCTACCTGATTAAGGCCAAAAAAAGCGGTGCAGCGTGCATTGGATGTCCGTCCGGCGGCGCATGCGCTGTGCCGAAAATTGAGAAAAAGAAATTGAACGGCCCGGTGATTGGGAAAAAAACCATGAAAATCGCGGGAATGACCTGCGGCCACTGCGCGGCAAATGTGACTAGAATATTGAACAGGATTGACGGGGCCAGCGCGGTGGTTAAGCTGTCTGCCGGTACCGCCGTCGTATCCTATGACCGCGAGATCTCGGAGGATGTGCTGAAGAAAGCGGTAGAAAGCCTCGGGTATAAGGTAATGGAGATCGTTTAA
- a CDS encoding ferrous iron transport protein A yields the protein MTLLDARDGEEYIIKDIATEDEELEAFLFSLGCYTGEPITVISHLRGGCVVSIKDGRYNFDTDLAGAISI from the coding sequence ATGACTTTATTGGATGCCAGGGATGGCGAGGAGTACATCATAAAAGATATTGCGACAGAGGATGAAGAGCTGGAGGCTTTTCTCTTTTCTCTGGGATGCTATACCGGCGAGCCGATCACTGTGATTTCGCACCTGAGAGGCGGCTGCGTGGTTTCCATCAAGGATGGACGGTACAATTTCGATACTGATTTAGCGGGAGCTATTTCAATATAA
- a CDS encoding ferrous iron transporter B, translated as MRIAFAGNPNSGKTTMYNALTGRNERVGNWAGVTVERKESLIKKAYYDGGEELVAVDLPGAYSMSPFTSEESITSSYVKNEKPDAIINIVDATNLSRSLFFTTQLLELGVPVVVALNKSDITEKKKTRIDEKLLSEKLGCPVIKTISTSSGHEGLKEAVSQAAALAGKKQKAPYVQADIDLHDKAAVEAADRKRFDFVNALVKDVEKRTVFTKDKNFQDKIDAVITHKIVGIPIFAVVMYLVFYISQSTVGTWIADWLVGYIEAFQGYVGEVLLADANPFLVALLADGIVGGVGAVVGFLPLVMVMYFLIALLEDCGYMARATVVLDPIFKRVGLSGKSVIPMVIGTGCAIPGVMACRTIRSERERRTTAMLTPFMPCGAKLPVIALFAGAFFRDESWVGPTMYLAGILLILLGALLVKRITGQKFRKSFFIIELPEYKIPSLKRAIVSMLERGKAYIIKAGTIILVCNTVVQIMQSFNWQFQLVEEGMESTSILASIANPFAVLFIPLGFGVWQLAAAAITGFIAKENVVGTLAVVYGLSGVIDTDELALVGDGNVVATTMALTKVAALAYLMFNLYTPPCFAALGAMNSEMKSGKWLLGGICLQLATGYTVAFLVYQIGTLVTTGSLGTAFVPGLIAVLVFAAIIIWRIRKSDTEFVAEYSLHMG; from the coding sequence ATGAGAATTGCTTTTGCAGGCAATCCGAACAGCGGCAAAACAACCATGTACAACGCGCTGACAGGACGGAACGAGCGCGTCGGCAACTGGGCCGGTGTTACGGTAGAACGAAAGGAAAGCCTTATTAAAAAGGCGTATTACGACGGAGGAGAGGAACTTGTTGCGGTGGATCTGCCGGGAGCTTATTCCATGTCCCCATTTACCTCCGAAGAGAGCATCACCAGCAGCTATGTAAAGAATGAAAAGCCGGACGCGATCATCAACATCGTCGACGCGACGAACTTAAGCCGCAGCCTGTTCTTCACCACACAGCTTCTGGAGCTGGGCGTGCCGGTGGTGGTTGCCTTAAATAAGAGCGACATCACGGAGAAGAAAAAGACAAGGATCGACGAAAAGCTTCTGTCTGAAAAGCTTGGCTGCCCTGTGATCAAGACAATTTCCACTTCCTCCGGCCACGAAGGATTAAAGGAGGCCGTAAGCCAGGCGGCTGCCCTGGCGGGAAAGAAACAGAAGGCGCCCTATGTGCAGGCGGATATTGATCTCCATGACAAGGCCGCAGTGGAGGCCGCCGACAGGAAGCGTTTCGACTTTGTAAACGCGCTTGTTAAGGATGTGGAGAAGAGAACCGTATTCACCAAGGATAAAAACTTCCAGGATAAAATCGACGCGGTGATCACCCACAAGATTGTCGGCATTCCGATTTTCGCGGTTGTCATGTATCTTGTATTCTATATTTCCCAGTCCACGGTGGGAACCTGGATCGCGGACTGGCTCGTCGGTTATATCGAGGCCTTCCAGGGCTATGTGGGCGAAGTCCTTCTGGCGGACGCCAACCCGTTCCTGGTAGCGCTCCTGGCCGACGGTATCGTAGGCGGTGTAGGCGCGGTTGTCGGTTTCCTGCCGCTTGTAATGGTCATGTACTTCCTGATCGCTCTCTTAGAAGACTGCGGCTACATGGCGCGTGCAACGGTTGTGCTTGACCCGATTTTTAAGAGAGTCGGCCTTTCCGGGAAATCCGTTATCCCCATGGTAATCGGTACCGGCTGTGCGATCCCGGGCGTTATGGCGTGCCGTACGATCCGCAGCGAAAGAGAACGCAGAACGACTGCCATGCTGACACCGTTCATGCCATGCGGCGCAAAGCTTCCTGTTATCGCGCTGTTTGCAGGCGCCTTCTTCCGTGACGAGAGCTGGGTGGGGCCCACCATGTACCTGGCAGGCATCCTTCTGATCCTTCTGGGCGCTCTGCTTGTAAAGAGAATCACAGGACAGAAGTTCCGCAAGTCCTTCTTTATCATCGAGCTTCCGGAATACAAGATCCCGAGCCTGAAAAGAGCCATCGTTTCCATGCTGGAGCGCGGCAAGGCATACATCATCAAGGCCGGTACCATCATCCTGGTCTGCAACACGGTCGTACAGATTATGCAGAGCTTCAACTGGCAGTTCCAGCTTGTTGAGGAAGGCATGGAGAGCACTTCCATCCTGGCCAGCATCGCAAATCCCTTTGCCGTGCTGTTCATCCCCCTTGGCTTTGGCGTGTGGCAGCTTGCGGCTGCGGCTATCACCGGCTTTATCGCCAAGGAGAACGTAGTCGGCACTCTGGCAGTTGTATATGGCCTTTCCGGCGTCATCGATACGGATGAGCTGGCCCTTGTGGGCGACGGCAACGTCGTTGCCACCACCATGGCGCTCACCAAGGTTGCCGCACTGGCTTACCTGATGTTCAACCTCTACACTCCGCCCTGCTTCGCGGCGCTTGGTGCCATGAACTCGGAGATGAAGAGCGGAAAATGGCTGTTGGGCGGCATCTGCCTTCAGCTGGCAACCGGCTACACGGTGGCGTTCCTGGTATATCAGATCGGTACCCTTGTTACCACAGGTTCTCTTGGAACTGCTTTTGTTCCGGGCCTGATCGCAGTCCTGGTGTTTGCGGCCATCATCATCTGGAGAATCCGCAAATCCGATACGGAATTCGTGGCTGAGTACAGCTTACATATGGGTTAA
- a CDS encoding beta-propeller fold lactonase family protein: MAARIFAAVGSFAMRPGTSRGIHIFSYEAEHGTFTKLGDYCPEVNAGQRAYDAEKDVLYVTDETRDADGEPGSGGRILAFKPDHKTGTLKLIGERRTCGANPSYVLLEAGGDALLIPHHGTGNLVTKIRREKDGRFRPFAETEDTAVSLFPILPDGSPGEMEDAFFLPSPKETHEPQTGALPHLHNCIQSPDGRLIVICDKGQDIIHTCRFDRETRKLIPLASKEVETGSHPRYGIFHPTLPILYTNCENSAFLHVWKYDGESGELGKLQTAALLEDETAAASWRAEGASDLVLTADGRFLYAAMRGLNRIAVFSVLEDGAVSLLEDVDCQGKNPRGLCLSPDERYLFSMNRDSDCIAGFRIGEDGKLTAEGIKAECSFPGNLIFISYEEESEKPFHVRETKSQKWKQDILPLGKVMPEFPYAKLFRFRENVYSFFLKSFDGHGDPWIHLIAGPSRALLIDTGFGIGDLKAAVNRLIGDRELLVANTHPHIDHAYGNAQFDRVYVHKHALPYLALQNEHMWDPLCDENGKGIWRDFSAEDKIPFRVPEYIPCENHHIFDLGEGHEVEMIFLPGHNCAHCAFLDKKNRILFGGDTLLYVCGIAGVSAPGMPYAEYGTVEALKEELEKLVPRMGEFDCIFMSHMVLGAEKSLVSDLYKACCAVLEDPDSNEFVHEQKGRLNKVKTCGTAALEYRDETIYKNRRK, encoded by the coding sequence ATGGCAGCGAGAATTTTTGCAGCCGTGGGAAGCTTCGCCATGCGGCCAGGGACTTCACGCGGAATCCATATCTTTTCCTATGAGGCGGAGCACGGTACTTTTACAAAGCTTGGGGATTACTGCCCGGAGGTCAATGCCGGCCAGAGGGCGTACGATGCCGAAAAAGACGTGCTTTATGTGACAGATGAGACAAGGGATGCAGACGGGGAACCGGGGAGCGGCGGAAGGATTCTGGCATTTAAGCCGGATCATAAAACCGGAACCCTGAAACTGATCGGCGAGAGGAGAACCTGCGGCGCGAACCCGAGCTATGTGCTTTTGGAAGCTGGAGGCGATGCACTTTTGATTCCGCATCACGGCACAGGGAATCTGGTGACAAAGATAAGACGGGAGAAGGACGGAAGATTCCGACCGTTTGCAGAGACAGAAGATACGGCCGTATCGCTGTTCCCCATTCTCCCGGACGGTTCTCCCGGAGAAATGGAGGATGCCTTTTTCCTGCCGTCCCCCAAGGAGACTCATGAGCCTCAAACGGGGGCGCTCCCGCATCTTCATAATTGCATTCAGTCTCCGGATGGCAGACTGATTGTAATCTGTGACAAAGGTCAGGATATCATTCATACCTGCCGGTTTGACAGGGAAACACGAAAGCTGATACCCCTGGCATCCAAGGAAGTTGAGACCGGCAGCCATCCAAGGTACGGAATTTTTCATCCGACACTCCCTATCCTTTATACGAATTGTGAAAACAGTGCTTTTTTGCATGTATGGAAATATGACGGAGAAAGCGGGGAACTGGGGAAACTTCAGACGGCGGCACTCCTAGAGGATGAAACGGCAGCCGCTTCGTGGAGAGCGGAGGGCGCTTCGGATCTGGTGTTGACGGCAGATGGAAGGTTCCTGTATGCAGCCATGCGCGGGTTGAATAGAATAGCTGTGTTTTCCGTTTTGGAAGACGGAGCGGTTTCGCTTTTGGAAGATGTGGACTGCCAGGGGAAGAATCCAAGAGGGCTTTGTTTGTCTCCGGATGAGAGATACCTGTTTTCCATGAACCGGGATTCCGATTGTATTGCAGGATTCCGCATTGGGGAAGATGGGAAACTTACCGCAGAAGGCATAAAAGCGGAGTGCAGCTTTCCTGGAAATCTGATTTTTATCTCTTATGAAGAAGAATCGGAAAAACCGTTTCATGTGCGGGAAACGAAGAGCCAGAAATGGAAACAGGATATCCTCCCTTTGGGAAAAGTGATGCCGGAGTTTCCGTATGCGAAGCTGTTCCGGTTTCGTGAAAATGTGTACAGCTTTTTTCTGAAAAGCTTTGACGGCCATGGAGATCCCTGGATCCATCTGATTGCAGGGCCGAGTCGGGCCCTTCTTATCGACACTGGCTTTGGGATAGGAGATTTAAAAGCGGCCGTAAACCGCCTGATCGGGGATAGGGAGCTTCTGGTTGCCAATACGCACCCGCACATCGATCATGCATATGGCAATGCTCAATTTGACAGAGTATATGTCCATAAGCATGCTCTCCCATATCTGGCACTTCAGAATGAGCATATGTGGGATCCCCTGTGCGATGAAAACGGAAAAGGGATCTGGCGCGATTTTTCCGCAGAGGACAAAATCCCGTTTCGAGTACCGGAATATATTCCATGTGAGAATCATCATATTTTTGATCTCGGGGAAGGGCACGAAGTAGAAATGATTTTCCTTCCGGGGCATAACTGCGCCCACTGTGCCTTTCTGGACAAGAAGAATCGGATCCTGTTCGGAGGCGATACGCTTCTTTATGTCTGCGGGATTGCAGGTGTATCGGCTCCGGGAATGCCGTATGCGGAGTACGGCACAGTGGAAGCGCTGAAGGAGGAGCTGGAGAAGCTGGTTCCCAGAATGGGGGAATTTGACTGCATTTTTATGAGCCATATGGTACTCGGCGCAGAAAAAAGCCTGGTTTCCGACCTCTATAAGGCGTGCTGTGCGGTGCTGGAAGATCCGGACAGCAACGAGTTTGTTCATGAACAAAAAGGCAGGCTTAATAAAGTAAAAACCTGCGGTACGGCAGCTCTGGAATATCGTGATGAAACGATTTATAAAAACAGACGAAAATGA
- a CDS encoding M42 family metallopeptidase: protein MEKVFVNRETLQMIEDFSNANAPSGFEDETVKAAAKHIGGGYETEEDCLRNFYMYRKANTGNKPVFMLDAHGDEVGFMVHSIRPNGTLRFVALGGWNVGSLPSSRVLVRNSEGNFIPGIIAAKPVHFMSASEKASSAADIASLSIDIGAVSAEDAVNNFKIRIGEPIVPDVKMEYDEEHDLMFGKAYDCRIGCAAVIETLHRLQDVELAVDLVGVISSQEEVGERGMKVAVNHVKPQIAICFEGCPADDTFTDPYAVQTAFKKGPMLRFMDKSIICTPRFQRYALDLAEKHGLPVQASVREGGGNNGAIVHTALDGIPTIVIGVPVRYIHTMSGIASYYDFEATVQLAVELVKSMTEEIIKGF, encoded by the coding sequence ATGGAAAAAGTATTTGTAAATAGGGAAACGCTTCAGATGATTGAAGATTTTTCCAATGCAAACGCCCCGTCCGGCTTTGAGGACGAGACGGTGAAGGCGGCCGCAAAGCACATCGGCGGCGGATATGAAACCGAGGAGGACTGTCTCCGGAATTTCTACATGTACAGGAAGGCAAACACCGGGAACAAGCCGGTGTTCATGCTGGATGCCCACGGGGACGAGGTCGGCTTCATGGTGCATTCCATCCGGCCCAACGGGACGCTGCGCTTCGTCGCTTTAGGCGGCTGGAACGTCGGCTCCCTGCCGTCAAGCCGCGTCCTTGTCCGCAATTCGGAAGGGAATTTCATCCCCGGCATCATCGCTGCAAAGCCGGTGCATTTCATGTCCGCATCGGAGAAGGCCTCATCGGCCGCAGACATCGCCTCCCTGTCCATCGACATCGGGGCTGTAAGCGCTGAGGACGCTGTGAATAATTTCAAGATCCGCATCGGCGAACCGATTGTGCCGGATGTGAAGATGGAATACGACGAAGAGCACGACCTGATGTTTGGAAAGGCCTACGACTGCCGGATCGGCTGCGCCGCCGTCATCGAGACGCTCCACAGGCTCCAGGATGTAGAGCTTGCCGTAGATCTCGTGGGCGTCATCTCCTCCCAGGAGGAAGTGGGCGAGCGCGGCATGAAGGTGGCTGTCAACCATGTAAAGCCGCAGATTGCCATCTGCTTTGAGGGCTGCCCGGCCGACGACACGTTCACGGATCCTTATGCGGTTCAGACAGCCTTCAAGAAAGGGCCGATGCTGCGGTTCATGGATAAGTCCATCATCTGCACGCCCAGGTTCCAGCGGTACGCCCTGGATCTTGCCGAGAAGCACGGCCTGCCGGTTCAGGCTTCCGTCCGCGAGGGCGGCGGGAACAACGGCGCCATCGTACATACGGCACTGGACGGGATCCCCACCATCGTCATCGGCGTCCCGGTCCGCTACATCCACACCATGAGCGGAATTGCTTCGTATTATGATTTCGAGGCGACGGTGCAGCTGGCCGTGGAGCTTGTAAAGTCCATGACCGAGGAGATTATTAAGGGATTTTAG